A window of the Williamsia phyllosphaerae genome harbors these coding sequences:
- the rsmD gene encoding 16S rRNA (guanine(966)-N(2))-methyltransferase RsmD — translation MRIIAGLAGGRVIAAPPAGTRPTSDRVRESLFGILDSRVGLDGLRVLDLYAGSGALGLEAVSRGAAHATLVESDARAASTIASNVTATALPSAAFSVLRRRVEIVVGSQAPDAFDVVLLDPPYALDGAAVSANLSGLLAHGWLSSDAVVVVERSARSAPTEWPAGLESYLSRTYGETRVDIATVT, via the coding sequence GTGAGGATCATCGCGGGTCTGGCCGGTGGACGCGTCATCGCCGCACCGCCTGCGGGCACCCGTCCCACGTCGGATCGCGTCCGCGAGTCGCTCTTCGGGATCCTCGACTCCCGGGTCGGGTTGGACGGCCTGCGGGTTCTCGATCTCTACGCGGGTTCGGGTGCTCTCGGTCTCGAGGCGGTGTCCCGAGGGGCCGCGCACGCGACCCTGGTCGAATCCGACGCCCGGGCGGCCTCGACCATCGCCTCGAACGTGACCGCGACCGCGCTGCCGTCCGCGGCGTTCTCCGTCCTGCGGCGTCGGGTCGAGATCGTGGTGGGGTCGCAGGCGCCCGACGCCTTCGACGTCGTGCTGCTCGATCCGCCCTATGCGCTCGACGGCGCGGCGGTCTCGGCGAATCTGTCCGGACTGCTCGCCCACGGGTGGTTGTCGTCGGACGCGGTCGTCGTCGTCGAGCGCTCGGCGCGGTCGGCGCCGACCGAGTGGCCGGCCGGGCTGGAGTCCTATCTGTCCCGGACCTACGGCGAGACCCGGGTCGACATCGCCACCGTCACCTAG
- the mutM gene encoding bifunctional DNA-formamidopyrimidine glycosylase/DNA-(apurinic or apyrimidinic site) lyase has product MPELPEVEVVRRGLDSHAVGRTIDSVTVLHPRAVRRHLPGADDLSGVLAGATIRAARRRGKYLWLDLHRPDVAQRASVPVDSAVPDPPADSSDLALVIHLGMSGQMLVTSPDAPDPVHLRVRAQLGDGMELRFVDQRTFGGWFLDAYSDDPDPALADIPTTIAHIGADPFDPLFDPASVVAAWRTKHTEIKRALLDQTLVSGVGNIYADEALWRSKIHGARMTDELGPRKLRSLLDAARQVMSEALESGGTSFDALYVNVNGQSGYFERSLNAYGREGQPCRRCGRLMRREQFMNRSSFSCPKCQVRPRGV; this is encoded by the coding sequence ATGCCTGAACTTCCCGAGGTCGAGGTCGTACGTCGCGGACTCGACTCGCACGCCGTCGGGCGCACCATCGATTCGGTCACCGTGCTCCACCCCCGCGCGGTCCGCCGTCACCTGCCCGGCGCCGACGACCTGTCCGGGGTGTTGGCCGGCGCCACCATCCGCGCCGCGCGCCGTCGTGGCAAGTATCTGTGGCTCGACCTGCACCGACCGGATGTGGCCCAGAGGGCCTCTGTCCCGGTCGATTCCGCGGTCCCCGACCCGCCCGCCGACTCCTCCGACCTGGCGCTGGTGATCCATCTCGGCATGAGCGGTCAGATGCTGGTGACCTCACCGGACGCCCCGGACCCCGTGCACCTGCGGGTGCGGGCGCAGCTCGGCGACGGGATGGAACTCCGGTTCGTCGACCAACGGACCTTCGGTGGCTGGTTCCTCGACGCCTACTCCGACGACCCGGATCCGGCGCTCGCCGACATCCCGACCACCATCGCCCACATCGGCGCCGATCCCTTCGACCCGCTCTTCGATCCCGCCTCGGTGGTGGCCGCATGGCGGACGAAGCACACCGAGATCAAGCGCGCGCTCCTCGACCAGACCCTGGTCAGTGGCGTCGGCAACATCTATGCCGACGAGGCGTTGTGGCGCAGCAAGATCCATGGCGCACGGATGACCGACGAGCTCGGTCCGCGCAAGCTGCGGTCGCTGCTCGACGCCGCGCGGCAGGTGATGTCGGAGGCGTTGGAGTCGGGGGGCACCTCGTTCGACGCGCTCTACGTCAACGTCAACGGGCAGTCCGGCTACTTCGAACGGTCGCTCAACGCCTACGGGCGTGAGGGGCAGCCGTGTCGGCGGTGCGGTCGGTTGATGCGTCGCGAGCAGTTCATGAACCGCAGCTCGTTCAGTTGCCCGAAGTGTCAGGTTCGTCCCCGAGGGGTGTGA
- a CDS encoding DivIVA domain-containing protein, which translates to MYRVFEALDELGAIVEEARGVPMTAGCVVPRGDVLELLDDVKDSIPAELDDAQDVLDQRDKLVGDARDHAESAITEATSQADAMVSHARAEADRILSEAKSQADRMVAEAQAHSTDVVSEANADAQRTAAGAAREFEAVTGRARAEAARMIESGNSSYEKSVADGIAEQQRLVSETEVVAAAKSEADRIIDAAHAESDRLRGECDVYVDNKLADFEEVLTGTMRSVNRGRQQLRTGAGVHDYNEHPRAGMEFPTGVAV; encoded by the coding sequence GTGTATCGAGTATTCGAAGCTCTGGACGAACTGGGTGCGATCGTCGAGGAGGCGCGTGGCGTCCCGATGACCGCCGGCTGCGTCGTCCCACGCGGTGACGTGCTGGAACTCCTCGACGACGTGAAGGACTCGATCCCCGCGGAACTCGACGACGCCCAGGACGTCCTCGATCAGCGCGACAAGCTGGTCGGCGACGCCCGTGATCACGCCGAGAGCGCGATCACGGAGGCGACCTCGCAGGCCGACGCCATGGTGTCGCACGCCCGCGCCGAGGCCGACCGGATCCTGTCCGAGGCGAAGTCGCAGGCCGACCGCATGGTCGCCGAGGCACAGGCCCACTCCACCGATGTGGTCTCCGAGGCCAACGCCGACGCCCAGCGCACCGCCGCGGGCGCCGCTCGCGAGTTCGAGGCCGTCACCGGTCGCGCACGCGCCGAGGCCGCTCGCATGATCGAGTCCGGCAACAGCAGCTACGAGAAGTCGGTCGCCGACGGCATCGCCGAGCAGCAGCGACTCGTCTCCGAGACCGAGGTCGTCGCGGCCGCCAAGTCCGAGGCCGACCGCATCATCGACGCCGCCCACGCCGAGTCCGATCGTCTGCGCGGCGAGTGCGACGTCTACGTCGACAACAAGCTGGCCGACTTCGAAGAGGTCCTCACCGGCACGATGCGTTCGGTCAACCGTGGTCGTCAGCAGCTGCGCACGGGTGCGGGTGTACACGACTACAACGAGCACCCGCGCGCCGGGATGGAGTTCCCGACCGGAGTGGCGGTCTGA
- the coaD gene encoding pantetheine-phosphate adenylyltransferase, whose product MPGAVCPGSFDPLTRGHLYVIERCAARFSELVVTVTINPAKKGMFSIDERVSLIEECTAHLPTVRVDRWEGLLVDHLRENDLGTIVKGLRSTVDFSYEVPMAQMNRDLTDVETFFMLTDPQWSHVSSSLVKEVARLGGDVQPFLPPPVYAALRAKLDS is encoded by the coding sequence ATGCCTGGCGCCGTCTGCCCCGGATCGTTCGACCCGCTCACGCGCGGCCACCTCTACGTGATCGAGCGGTGCGCCGCCCGCTTCTCCGAGCTCGTCGTCACGGTGACGATCAACCCCGCGAAGAAGGGGATGTTCAGCATCGACGAGCGGGTCTCGTTGATCGAGGAGTGCACAGCCCATCTGCCCACGGTCCGGGTGGACCGCTGGGAGGGGTTGCTCGTCGACCATCTGCGTGAGAACGACCTCGGCACGATCGTCAAGGGTCTGCGCAGCACGGTCGACTTCTCCTACGAAGTGCCGATGGCCCAGATGAACCGAGATCTGACCGACGTCGAGACCTTCTTCATGTTGACCGATCCGCAGTGGTCGCACGTGTCGAGTTCGCTGGTAAAGGAGGTCGCCCGTCTCGGCGGCGATGTCCAGCCGTTCCTGCCGCCCCCGGTGTACGCCGCGCTGCGCGCCAAGCTCGATTCCTGA
- the rnc gene encoding ribonuclease III: MLVVDPAPLLEAVGVSIRHDLLVLALTHRSYAYENGGLPTNERLEFLGDSVLGVVITEELYLTHPDRPEGELAKIRASVVNMYALADIARGLGEGGLGRHLLLGRGEELTGGRDKASILADGMESILGAVYLDHGFETARQVVSALFAASMQRAAMMGAGLDWKTSLQELTAARGLGVPTYQITSIGPDHSKEFTATALVAGDALGVGVGRTKKEAEQKAAATSWQAITESGSAT, from the coding sequence GTGCTCGTCGTCGATCCCGCGCCCCTGCTCGAGGCGGTCGGGGTGTCGATCCGGCACGATCTGCTCGTGCTGGCGTTGACCCACCGTTCCTACGCCTACGAGAACGGCGGACTGCCCACCAACGAGCGTCTCGAGTTCCTCGGCGACTCGGTACTCGGTGTGGTCATCACCGAGGAGCTCTACCTCACCCACCCCGATCGTCCCGAGGGGGAGCTGGCCAAGATCCGGGCCAGCGTCGTCAACATGTACGCCCTCGCCGACATCGCGCGGGGGCTGGGCGAGGGTGGCCTCGGACGCCATCTGCTGCTGGGTCGCGGTGAGGAACTCACCGGCGGCCGCGACAAGGCGAGCATCCTGGCCGACGGGATGGAGTCCATCCTGGGTGCGGTCTACCTCGACCACGGCTTCGAGACTGCGCGTCAAGTGGTCTCGGCGTTGTTCGCGGCATCGATGCAGCGCGCGGCGATGATGGGCGCCGGACTGGACTGGAAGACCTCCCTGCAGGAGCTCACCGCGGCTCGCGGACTCGGCGTCCCGACCTACCAGATCACCTCGATCGGGCCCGATCACAGCAAGGAGTTCACCGCCACCGCGCTCGTCGCGGGCGATGCTCTGGGCGTCGGTGTCGGGCGGACGAAGAAAGAAGCCGAGCAGAAGGCGGCCGCCACCTCCTGGCAGGCGATCACCGAGTCGGGTTCTGCCACCTAG
- a CDS encoding YceD family protein: MSDQRLRTHSAVTPFVLDIRSLGRRAGSMAQVHRTVSVDRSIGLDLIAIPSDSDIDLDLRLEAVAEGVLVTGTVSGDTAGQCARCLEPLGGTVNVFLTELFAYPDSVTDQTTDADDIHRISDDQLDLEQAVIDAVGLDLPMVPLCRDDCRGLCPDCGVRLDNADPEHHHEKIDPRWAALQDLVTDGDPATDGDAAATDTGPDTSR, from the coding sequence GTGTCCGATCAGCGTCTTCGTACCCATTCCGCGGTGACCCCCTTCGTGCTCGACATCCGGTCCCTGGGCCGGCGTGCCGGGTCGATGGCGCAGGTGCACCGGACCGTCTCGGTCGATCGTTCCATCGGGCTGGATCTGATCGCGATCCCGTCCGACAGTGACATCGACCTCGACCTGCGTCTCGAGGCCGTCGCCGAGGGCGTGCTCGTCACCGGGACGGTGAGCGGCGACACCGCCGGCCAGTGCGCGCGATGTCTCGAACCGCTCGGCGGCACGGTCAACGTGTTCCTGACCGAGCTGTTCGCCTATCCCGACAGCGTCACCGATCAGACCACCGACGCCGACGACATCCACCGCATCTCCGACGATCAGCTCGATCTCGAGCAGGCGGTCATCGATGCCGTCGGTCTCGACCTCCCGATGGTGCCGCTGTGCCGCGACGACTGTCGCGGACTGTGCCCCGACTGCGGGGTGCGGCTGGACAACGCCGATCCCGAGCACCATCACGAGAAGATCGACCCGCGATGGGCCGCCCTGCAGGATCTCGTGACCGACGGCGACCCTGCCACCGACGGCGACGCGGCCGCCACCGACACCGGCCCGGACACGTCGCGATGA
- a CDS encoding potassium-transporting ATPase subunit F has translation MTASGTVNVILLVIAVVVALYLLTALVFPEKF, from the coding sequence ATGACCGCCTCCGGGACGGTCAACGTCATCCTGCTGGTGATCGCCGTCGTCGTCGCGCTGTACCTGCTCACCGCGCTCGTGTTCCCCGAGAAGTTCTGA
- a CDS encoding ectoine synthase, with product MIVRTTTEITDTDRDIVSENGNWRSKRIILGGDKVGFSLHETVIKAGSVNEFHYANHVEAVWLISGEGTLLDRETGQEYPLGPDTMYLLNGHERHTVTAKTELRMYCVFNPPVVGNETHDENGVYPLVTVDD from the coding sequence ATGATCGTCCGCACCACGACCGAGATCACCGACACCGATCGCGACATCGTCTCGGAGAACGGCAACTGGCGCTCCAAGCGAATCATCCTCGGCGGCGACAAGGTCGGTTTCTCGTTGCACGAGACCGTCATCAAGGCCGGGTCGGTCAACGAGTTCCACTACGCGAACCACGTCGAGGCCGTGTGGCTGATCTCCGGCGAGGGCACGCTCCTCGACCGGGAGACCGGCCAGGAGTACCCGCTGGGACCCGACACGATGTACCTGCTCAACGGCCACGAGCGCCACACCGTCACCGCGAAGACCGAACTGCGCATGTACTGCGTGTTCAACCCGCCGGTGGTGGGCAACGAGACGCATGACGAGAACGGCGTCTACCCGCTGGTCACCGTCGACGACTGA
- the ectB gene encoding diaminobutyrate--2-oxoglutarate transaminase, with the protein MTFSDSIFAERESEVRSYSRGWPAVFATASGSWLTDRDGHKYLDFFAGAGALNYGHNHPVLKEALLEYMAGDGITHGLDMSTIAKGEFLQTFQDTILMPRNLDYKVMFPGPTGTNTVEAALKLARKVTGREAIINFTNAFHGMTLGALSVTGNAFKRAGAGVPLVHTTPMPYDDYFDGEMQDFGWFERVLEDSGSGFNKPAGVIVETVQGEGGVNVARAEWLRGLADLCKRHDILLIVDDVQMGCGRTGPFFSFEIAGITPDIVTLSKSIGGYGLPMALTLFRRDLDIWEPAEHNGTFRGNNPSFVTAKAAVDHFWSDDAFEKETIAKGNRIHEVFTELSNKHEGVSTRGRGMAQGLVFEAPGQAGKVCQLAFDNHLLTETAGPSDQVVKLLPPLTITHDELEQGLDILATATAQVS; encoded by the coding sequence ATGACTTTTTCCGACAGCATCTTCGCCGAGCGCGAGTCCGAGGTCCGCAGTTACAGCCGCGGCTGGCCGGCCGTGTTCGCCACCGCCTCCGGTTCGTGGCTCACCGACCGTGACGGCCACAAATACCTCGACTTCTTCGCAGGCGCCGGAGCCCTGAACTACGGGCACAACCACCCGGTGCTCAAAGAGGCCCTCCTCGAATACATGGCGGGCGACGGCATCACCCACGGGCTCGACATGTCGACCATCGCCAAGGGTGAGTTCCTGCAAACGTTCCAGGACACGATCCTGATGCCGCGCAATCTCGACTACAAGGTGATGTTCCCCGGCCCCACCGGCACCAACACCGTCGAGGCCGCGCTGAAGCTGGCCCGCAAGGTGACCGGCCGCGAGGCGATCATCAACTTCACCAACGCCTTTCACGGGATGACGCTCGGCGCCCTGTCGGTCACCGGCAACGCGTTCAAGCGTGCGGGTGCCGGTGTGCCGCTGGTGCACACCACCCCGATGCCCTACGACGACTACTTCGACGGCGAGATGCAGGACTTCGGCTGGTTCGAGCGGGTGCTCGAGGACTCCGGCAGCGGTTTCAACAAGCCGGCCGGCGTCATCGTGGAGACCGTGCAGGGCGAAGGTGGCGTCAATGTCGCCCGCGCCGAGTGGCTGCGTGGTCTCGCCGACCTGTGCAAGCGGCACGACATCCTGCTCATCGTCGACGACGTGCAGATGGGCTGTGGCCGTACCGGACCGTTCTTCTCGTTCGAGATCGCCGGCATCACCCCCGACATCGTCACGCTGTCGAAGTCGATCGGTGGCTACGGCCTGCCGATGGCACTCACCCTGTTCAGGCGTGACCTCGACATCTGGGAGCCGGCCGAGCACAACGGCACCTTCCGCGGCAACAACCCGTCGTTCGTCACGGCGAAGGCCGCGGTCGACCATTTCTGGTCCGACGACGCCTTCGAGAAGGAGACGATCGCCAAGGGCAACCGCATCCACGAGGTGTTCACCGAGCTGTCGAACAAGCACGAGGGCGTCAGCACCCGAGGCCGCGGTATGGCCCAGGGTCTCGTCTTCGAGGCGCCGGGCCAGGCGGGCAAGGTCTGCCAGCTCGCGTTCGACAACCACCTCCTGACCGAGACCGCCGGCCCGTCCGACCAGGTGGTCAAGCTGCTCCCGCCGCTGACCATCACCCACGACGAGCTCGAGCAGGGTCTCGACATCCTGGCGACGGCGACCGCACAGGTCAGCTGA
- a CDS encoding D-isomer specific 2-hydroxyacid dehydrogenase family protein: MADQDERTPVALTPGHDEHLAAAIESAGGVLVALSDARVLVWAGGVDDFPRELPDSIEWVALKLAGIEEFMSAGLIDDRRIWTNASGFYAENVAEHALALLLAGLRQIPAAVRSRWDKDAIDTSIRSLHGSTVAIVGAGGIARSLIPRLSACGAEVIAVNRSGRPVDGARETLPADRVGEVWSRCDHVVVAAPSTAQTRHLIDASVLAALPDHAWIVNVARGSLIDQRALLAAVRDGQIAGAAIDVTDPEPPAADDPIWDEPRIIVTPHVANPSSGLTRTLAPWIAENLRRFRAGRPLLSTITPGSTY, translated from the coding sequence ATGGCCGATCAGGACGAACGCACGCCGGTTGCCCTGACGCCCGGACACGACGAGCACCTCGCCGCGGCGATCGAATCCGCGGGTGGGGTGCTCGTTGCTCTGTCCGACGCGCGTGTGTTGGTGTGGGCAGGCGGTGTCGACGACTTCCCGCGCGAACTGCCCGACTCGATCGAGTGGGTCGCACTCAAGCTCGCGGGCATCGAGGAGTTCATGTCGGCCGGGTTGATCGACGACCGCCGGATCTGGACCAACGCGTCCGGGTTCTACGCCGAGAACGTGGCCGAGCACGCCCTCGCCCTCCTGCTCGCCGGCCTCCGCCAGATCCCCGCGGCCGTGCGATCGCGATGGGACAAGGACGCCATCGACACCTCCATCCGATCACTGCACGGCTCGACCGTGGCGATCGTCGGGGCGGGCGGTATCGCTCGATCGCTGATCCCGCGTCTGTCCGCCTGCGGCGCCGAGGTGATCGCGGTCAACCGGTCCGGTCGGCCCGTCGACGGCGCCCGTGAGACCCTGCCCGCCGACCGCGTCGGCGAGGTGTGGTCGCGCTGTGATCATGTCGTCGTCGCTGCGCCCTCGACGGCGCAGACCCGCCATCTGATCGACGCGTCGGTGCTGGCCGCGCTCCCTGATCACGCCTGGATCGTCAACGTCGCCCGCGGTTCGCTCATCGACCAACGCGCACTGCTGGCCGCCGTGCGTGACGGTCAGATCGCCGGTGCCGCAATCGATGTCACCGATCCCGAGCCCCCGGCCGCCGACGACCCGATCTGGGACGAGCCCCGGATCATCGTCACCCCGCACGTGGCGAACCCGTCGTCGGGACTCACCCGCACGCTCGCGCCGTGGATCGCGGAGAACCTTCGTCGGTTCCGCGCCGGCCGGCCGCTGCTGTCCACCATCACGCCCGGCAGCACCTACTGA
- the ectA gene encoding diaminobutyrate acetyltransferase, protein MTPTQMSATLTPSPEVTFRAPDVSDGVRLWEIARDSEVLDLNSSYSYVLWCQDYSRTSVVAEVDGKVVGFVTGYVRPQAPDTVMVWQVAVDADQRGLGLAGRMLTALMDRVEGDAITRMQTTISPDNDASQALFTRFAERRGMTITRRDYFAPEVFPDSHEPEDLYTIAPRT, encoded by the coding sequence ATGACCCCCACACAGATGAGTGCGACCCTGACCCCTTCACCCGAGGTGACCTTCCGTGCGCCCGACGTCTCCGACGGCGTCCGCCTCTGGGAGATCGCCCGTGACTCGGAGGTCCTGGACCTCAACTCGAGCTACTCCTACGTGCTGTGGTGCCAGGATTACTCGCGCACCTCGGTCGTCGCCGAGGTCGATGGGAAGGTGGTCGGTTTCGTCACCGGGTACGTCCGTCCGCAGGCGCCCGACACCGTGATGGTCTGGCAGGTCGCCGTCGATGCCGACCAGCGCGGACTCGGCCTCGCCGGCCGCATGTTGACCGCGCTGATGGACCGGGTCGAGGGCGACGCGATCACGCGGATGCAGACCACGATCAGCCCCGACAACGACGCGTCGCAGGCACTGTTCACCCGGTTCGCCGAGCGTCGCGGCATGACGATCACCCGTCGCGACTACTTCGCACCCGAGGTCTTCCCGGACTCGCACGAGCCCGAGGATCTGTACACCATCGCGCCCCGGACCTGA
- the kdpA gene encoding potassium-transporting ATPase subunit KdpA, which produces MNPALAAALQIAAVVVVLALAYVPLGDYMARVFTSTHDVAPERWFYRIVRVDPGRKQTWVAYAAALLGFSLVSVLFLYVLQRIQSHLPMSGGRPAVPSSMAFNTAVSFVTNTNWQSYSPEAVMGNLTQAGGLAVQNFLSAAVGLAVAVALVRGIVSKVSTGEIGNFWVDLVRGSIRILLPLSVLFAILFLTQGVVQSFHSGFDFTGLDGNRGHGVLGPFASQEAIKELGTNGGGSLATNSAHPFENPTPLSNIAQIIAILIIPVCLTRTYATMVGDRRQGFTILGVMATLFAIILSITWAFEERTNGVAARAAGAMMEGKEQRFGIPASVLYAVATTGTSTGAVNSQHDSFSAAGGGALIWNMLLGEVAPGGVGTGLYGMLVLAIIAVFVGGLLVGRTPEFLGKKIGQLEITMAALSILVMPALVLVGTAITAILPSTTSFQGNGGDPGSPGSIHGYSEILYAFASASNNNGSAFGGLTVTSDWFQIALGVAMLFGRFLPIIFTLALAGLLARQKAKPISTATLPTHGPLYGGLLTGTVLLVAGLTFFPALALGPIAEALA; this is translated from the coding sequence ATGAATCCTGCTCTTGCAGCGGCACTGCAGATCGCGGCGGTGGTGGTCGTCCTGGCGCTGGCCTACGTACCGCTCGGCGATTACATGGCCCGCGTGTTCACCAGCACCCACGATGTCGCGCCGGAACGCTGGTTCTACCGCATCGTGCGGGTCGACCCCGGTCGCAAGCAGACGTGGGTTGCCTATGCCGCCGCGTTGCTCGGCTTCTCACTCGTCAGTGTGCTGTTCCTGTATGTCCTGCAGCGCATCCAAAGTCATCTGCCGATGTCCGGCGGGCGGCCTGCGGTGCCGAGTTCGATGGCGTTCAACACCGCGGTCTCGTTCGTCACCAACACCAACTGGCAGTCCTACTCGCCCGAGGCGGTGATGGGGAACCTGACCCAGGCCGGTGGGCTCGCGGTGCAGAACTTCCTCTCGGCCGCCGTCGGACTCGCGGTCGCCGTCGCCCTGGTGCGCGGCATCGTCTCGAAGGTCAGCACCGGTGAGATCGGCAACTTCTGGGTCGACCTCGTCCGCGGCAGCATCCGGATCCTGTTGCCGCTCAGTGTCCTGTTCGCGATCCTGTTCCTCACCCAGGGGGTCGTGCAGTCGTTCCACTCCGGATTCGACTTCACCGGGCTCGACGGCAACCGGGGTCACGGGGTGCTCGGTCCGTTCGCCTCCCAGGAGGCCATCAAGGAACTCGGCACGAACGGCGGTGGCTCGCTGGCCACCAACTCCGCGCACCCGTTCGAGAACCCGACGCCGTTGAGCAACATCGCCCAGATCATCGCCATCCTGATCATCCCGGTCTGCCTGACCCGCACCTACGCGACGATGGTGGGCGACCGTCGCCAGGGCTTCACCATCCTCGGCGTCATGGCCACACTGTTCGCGATCATCCTGTCGATCACCTGGGCCTTCGAGGAGCGCACCAACGGTGTCGCCGCACGGGCGGCCGGGGCGATGATGGAAGGCAAGGAGCAGCGCTTCGGGATACCTGCCTCGGTGCTCTACGCAGTGGCGACCACCGGTACCTCGACCGGAGCCGTCAACTCCCAGCACGACAGTTTCTCCGCCGCCGGCGGCGGGGCGCTCATCTGGAACATGCTGCTCGGCGAGGTCGCACCCGGCGGAGTGGGCACGGGGCTGTACGGGATGTTGGTGCTGGCCATCATCGCGGTGTTCGTCGGCGGGCTGCTCGTGGGCCGCACCCCGGAATTCCTCGGCAAGAAGATCGGTCAACTCGAGATCACCATGGCCGCACTGTCGATCCTGGTGATGCCCGCACTCGTCCTCGTCGGCACCGCGATCACCGCGATCCTCCCGTCGACCACCTCGTTCCAGGGCAACGGCGGTGACCCGGGTTCCCCGGGCTCGATCCACGGCTACTCGGAGATCCTCTACGCCTTCGCCTCGGCGTCGAACAACAACGGCAGCGCGTTCGGCGGATTGACCGTCACCAGCGACTGGTTCCAGATCGCGCTGGGTGTGGCGATGCTGTTCGGTCGATTCCTGCCGATCATCTTCACTCTCGCGCTGGCCGGACTGCTGGCCCGCCAGAAGGCCAAGCCGATCTCCACGGCCACCCTGCCCACCCACGGCCCGCTGTACGGAGGCCTGCTGACCGGCACCGTCCTGCTGGTCGCCGGACTTACGTTCTTCCCGGCGCTCGCGCTGGGCCCGATCGCGGAGGCGCTCGCATGA